TTGACCTAATTTCATTGCACTGTGCTGCATAAatgccagaattttcttttttcttctttttcatcttttttatgggtgcattatagttgtcCAGATTGTTAATCCCATTCATTCTGAAATGATGATGATTCATAATGACTGTTCTGGGTCTACATTTTAGGAGACAGATGGGAGGACCAGGACATTGAAAATCAGAACACAAATCCCAGGACTGATAAGGTAATTTGTACTCATAAGAGGAAACAAgacaacatctctagtaataagagaaatgcaaatcaaaaccaccctaagattccatctcaccccaatcagaatggcgattatcaagaatacaagcaacaacaggtgttggcgaggatgtggggagaaaggtacactcttacattgctggtggggctgcaaattagtgcagccactctggaaagcagtgtggagactccttagaaaacttggaatggaaccaccatttgacccagctatcccactccttggcctatacccaaaggacttaaaatcagcatattacagagatacagccacatcaatgttcatagctgctcagttcacaatagccagattgtggaaccaacctagatgtccttcaattgatgaatggataaagaaactgtggtatatatatacaatggaatattactcagccataaagaatgataaaattatgacatttgcaggcaaatggatgaaactggagaatatcatgctaagtgagataagccaatctcaaaaaaccaaaggacgaatgatatcgctaataagtggatgatgacacataatggggggtgggaggggttagtgttagggttagagttagggttagggaggggggcaagaatggaggaaggaaggactgtatagagggataatagagatgggaggggtgggggggaaggggaaaaaataacagaatgaatcaaacaacattaccctatgtaaatttatgattacacaaatggtatgcctttacgccatgtacaaacagagaaacaacatgtatcccatttgtttacaataaaaaaaaaaagaggaaacaagagTGCCTTGAGGGAATTCTAGCATGTCCTGTAATTTTACAtacaagcaaagaaaataaatatgatatgaattatatttattctttttgccCAAATGAGAACTTTACTGTGAGATACACATTTagtgttttcaaaataatcaatTTGTTGACAGTGCTAACAAACTGCTTTTATGATAGCACTGTTTCAGTAGTGGCTATGGAGAAGCAGTGTTGCAAAGTAATTGTGACCTTGAAATTCAGTTTAGACATGACAGAAAACCAGTACTTTTCCTGACCCTGGTAGTAGTGTAAGTCCAATGcctattaataaatgtaaaagtattAATGAGCCAACcataaattgtaattttttttacagGAGTCATATAGTAGGCtctgtaaaaattcaaaaaggtaGTGAGTGTGGAAAAACCTCAGTGAGATTCCAAATCTTAGTCTTAAAAAGGACATTCCTTCTAGAAAGTCCATGTGAAAGCATTATGTGTAGACAAGTCTTCATGGATCATTTTTTCCTTAACAGGCCCATCATATCTCACTCTGCAAACAAACCATATGAGAATGAGGAGAGCGGCGGGAAGCCACATGAActaaagcagaagagaaaatccTTCACTCCTCTCACAAGTGTTCAGAGACAAGTGTCAGAGCACACTGTCAATGGATCTTATGGATGTTTGACATGTGGAAAAAGGTTCAGTTGTTCTGggtgttttcaaaaatatcaacaatctcatactggagagaagccatatgGATgcaaacaatgtgggaaagccttcacgaCCTCAAGTTATCATCAAGTGCATGAACAAACTCACACCGGAGAGACACCTTACagatgtaaacaatgtgggaatgCCCTCATTAGTTTGGCTAACCTTAAAGTACGTGAACAATCTCATAATGGGGATAAACCTTATagatgtaaacaatgtgggaaagcctttactCATTCCTCTTACCTTCAAATACATAAACGAACTCATATAAGGGAGAAGctctatgaatgtaaacaatgtggaaaagccttcactacttCCTCTTACCTTCAAGTACATAAACTctctcatactggagagaagccctatgaatgtaagaaGCATGGGAAATCCTTCACTCATTCCAGTAACCTTCAAAGGCATAAACGAACCCATACAAGAAAGAAGCCGTATGAGTGTAAAcagtgtggaaaagccttcactacttACTGTCATCTTCAAATACATGaacgaactcatactggagagaagccatatgcatttaaacaatgtgggaaagcttttGCTACTTCTGGTAACCTTCACTTACATAAACGAACTCACACAGGAAAGAAGCCCTATCAATGTAAACGATGTGGAAAAGCATACAGTAGTTCTCCTTGCCTTAAAATACATGAAAGGACTCACACTGCAGAGAAGCCCTATGGATGTAagcagtgtgggaaagccttcactcaGTCCAGTCACCTTCACTCACATGAACAAACTCTTACAAGAAAGAAGCACTGTGAAtgtaaataatttggaaaatgccTTTAGTCCTTCCACTTACCTTAAAGTGCATGAACAGTCTGACACTGGAGATAAGCCCTATCAATGTAAATAATGTGgcagaaactttattttttcccttttccttcaaaTACATGAACAATCTCAGTGGAGAAAGGCCTTATGAAGGTAAATGGTGTGGTAAAACCTTCACTAGTTTGGCTTAtcatcaaatacatgaaaaaactcATACTGGGGAAAAACCTGATGGATGTAAataatgtgggaaagccttcacttcTTCTTGTGAgctttatgtatataaaaatatactggaggggcttgggagatagctcagtcagtagagtacttgccttgtaagcacaaggccctgggttcgatccccagaacccccccaaaaaaaaaaaaatatgtatatatatacacatacacacacacacacactggtaaAAACCCTCTGAATGTAAACATTGTGGTAAATCCTTTACTAGTTGTGTTTATGTTCACATACATGTACATGCAGGAACCATACTGGGGAGAGGGCTCATGAATGTGAACAATGTGGTACAAAACTTTGCTTATTCCAACTCAATTTGaaaacaccagagaactcatactaGAGAGAGATTATGTGAATGTAAACAATCTGGAAAAGCCTTCAGTACCTCCACTTACCTTCAGTTGTATCAACACACTCAATGCGAAGAAACTCAGTAAATGTAAGCAATGTGGGAAAGGTTTCACTTATCAGCTTCAAATCATAAAGTCATACTGGATAGAAGCATTATGAATGTCAAAAATGTGTGAAAGCCTTCAGTAGATCTACTTACTTTCAAATACATGAACAAACATACTGGTGAGAAGCCCTTTTGAGTATAAACAATGTAGTAAAGCCTTCATTTTTTGCAGTTACtttcaaaaacatgaaatagCTTGTATTGGAGTAAAGCTATATTAATGTAAACAGTGAGAAACACTTTTGGTGCCATTCCCCTAGTAAACATTAAGGAACTGGTAATGTAGAAATGCtctttaaatacaaatatttggcAAGTCATTCGGTTTTCCTGGTCATTTTCAAAGATATGAAAGGATTCACAGAACACAAACTCCGAACATTAACATATGGTGAATCAGTTTTCCCAGTTGCTTTCAAAGCCATTTGACTCAGTAGGAAAGAATCCCTCAAAATGTCTGACATTTACTTCCTACACCTGAAAATTAATGGAGCAAAGAAATGTGTGAGAATGTCCAATTTTTCCAGTTCCTTTGAAGAACGTAATTGCATAGGGTGAGAAACTCTGAACCAGAAATCTGATAGTCTTCATATGTTCCAGTTTGTGTGTCAGATTTCCACTGCACTAGTAAGAATACTAGAGAATCATCAACTTAAGGGAAggaagacttattttggctcatggatttATAACATTTAGACCATCATGGGCTGATTGTCTTGCATTAgacctgaggtgaagcagaacataaTGTGGAATGCTGTAGGAGAGTAGTACTTACTCTCAGGTagctgagaaggaaagaaagaatgaatgaattaactACATCACCTAGTTGCCTAACAGGTTTTTATTGTGCAGACTAGTTGTGGCCTTTCTATTTGCTTCTGCTTCCCTCGACACTGTAATGTATACTATTAATGCCAGGTATTGATTAGTAAAGAAAGGAAACTATGGTGCTACCTTCTAATAAAGCATGGGAGAGGCTCCCTCAAGTGTTCTCCAAGAGTAAAATCCCAAGTCAGTGTGTGGGCTTTCCTTAGCACTGCTGTTTACCAGCATTCCAAAGTTCCTATGAGAATAAGGTTTGATGGACTTAGACAAAAATGCCACTGCATTTCGTACTAACCCTAACAAGAATAAGTCACATTTCCTGAAGATAGGAGGTGGTGCCTTCTATTGTGGATTATTGGGTAGCTAAACTCTTTCACTTACCACACAGCACATGAGCACTACTGGAGATGAGATGAAGATTTTACCTGTGCAACCTGCAAATTTGCATGAGTAACTACCCCATAATTTTAATAAGCCATTTAtgtagagagaagggaggagtaGTTATGTGTAATGTGCAATCCTAGAAACCTAATGACAAATGACCTGCCTGACCAAGACCCTTTACTACTACTGGCTATGCCTCTATTTCAACAAGTATGCTGATCCCCTGGTATCAAGGTACAGGATGGTTCTTCAGTTGGTCTTGAACCAGCCCAGTGCTTCCCACCCCTGTTTGTTGCTTGTAAATCAAGAAAAATGTGGAATGTGGACATAGAAGAATGAAAAGCAATCGCATGACACCACTTTTCACACATTGTCTCTTAGAGAAGGTAAAGTGACGGAAGGGAAAACAAGAGTTGGCAGACATGGGGAGCagaggagatggggagagagcTCACTGACCATGCCTCTTTCTGGCTCAGGGGTCAGTAGAATGGATTGggataaaagttttgttttttgaagcaaCATCAGAGTAAATGGGAAGGGTTAGAGAGTGAAGGTTGTACGTTCCCTCTGGGGTACCTTCATCCCATATTTGCAAATACCAGCCAACTCCAGGGGAGCTACTCCCTGTGTGCCTCCTGACCTATGCTGGGTTATGATGTCCATCTGCTCCCTCTACTGGGCTGTGGCAGCTGTTAGCATCCAAGCAGGTATTCCAAGCCAGTCCTTTTTACATAGGGCACCTGATTGTTCCACAAGAAAAATATCCAGAAAGTGGTGACATCAAATGACAACTTTGCTTGCAGGGAAATAAGAAATTACTTTATTCTGAGGTAAATGTAAATGACCATGGCCTCAGCACAGAGATTCATGTTACCCTTCATGACATGTTTCACTAATGAAGAGTTTTGATGAACTTTTATACCTAAGgaacatgaaaagatgatcaTGAATCAGTAGATTTACTGAATTCCTCCCTGGGGTCCTTAGATAGGCAGGCAACAAGACCTGCTTTATAGTTTTCAGAAATTATCTTGTAGAATTCCTAGATTCGAGATTGATGTAGGGAAGAAATTGGCTAAGCTTAGTGatacattttcataatattctcACAAGAAAGTTAGAtcagaaataaaagttgaaaatacacagctttttttgtgtgtgtgtgtggtgctggggattgaacccagggccttgtgcttgcaatgcaagcactgtaccaactgagctatatccccagtccaatacACAGCTTTTAAAGGAACTAAGATGGCCCAAAATAACCATGGTTCTCAATATgcaatatttcctcttttcacAATCATGAGTGTCTGCCCCACGACGGGCCTACAGTCTGTAGGATCTTTAACATACATGCAGCTTCAGAGAAGTTCAGCTTCATAGTGGCCCCTTTGGGCTGAGCACCACAGTGTGCATTCAGAGCTTGAGAGATTCTTCATAGCATTTGATAAAGACGCTGAGAGAAAGGAGTCTTGAAGAGAGAAATAAGTGTAAAGTCTTTATGGAAGCAATCCCTGAATCTTGTGAGTGATACTAGCCATTGTGAGCTTGTTCTCAGTTTTAGTCTTTCCATCCTCTGCCTCTGACAGCATTTCCCTGCAACATAAAATAGGTATATCATACCTAAAGTGCCAAATGTGAAGGTTATGTTGTGGAGAGAAAGTGGTGAATGAGTGGTTAGGCATCAAACCAACCCCAAACCTCTGTATATCCTCGTACTCTAATTGGACTGACAGTATGTTTCCTCCTGTATGTACAGTCACGTGTACTTTATGAATTACTTTATTTGATGGAGCATTTAATTCATTATCTacagttcaatttttttctcctggtCAATTTGAGTTCATGGCCATAGTTCATGTTCAGTAGTTGATTCTAAGAAAGGTTCATCTTTAATGTCCAAATTATCATAACTCTTATTCCCTCACTGTATAAATTTTGTAAGATTGAGTTGAAAATCTTTGGGAATCCCATATGACAGTCAGTAGATTAGAAGTGACTGTGGGGCAGGTGGAAATCTGAATGTGTCTTAGGGCTCCCAAGCATTTTCTGCATCTGGTGATAGTATTTACATCATCTGGAATTTTGAGTC
This DNA window, taken from Sciurus carolinensis chromosome 19 unlocalized genomic scaffold, mSciCar1.2 SUPER_34, whole genome shotgun sequence, encodes the following:
- the LOC124973369 gene encoding zinc finger protein 239-like is translated as MHRPIISHSANKPYENEESGGKPHELKQKRKSFTPLTSVQRQVSEHTVNGSYGCLTCGKRFSCSGCFQKYQQSHTGEKPYGCKQCGKAFTTSSYHQVHEQTHTGETPYRCKQCGNALISLANLKVREQSHNGDKPYRCKQCGKAFTHSSYLQIHKRTHIREKLYECKQCGKAFTTSSYLQVHKLSHTGEKPYECKKHGKSFTHSSNLQRHKRTHTRKKPYECKQCGKAFTTYCHLQIHERTHTGEKPYAFKQCGKAFATSGNLHLHKRTHTGKKPYQCKRCGKAYSSSPCLKIHERTHTAEKPYGCKQCGKAFTQSSHLHSHEQTLTRKKHCECK